The window ACTTAGTATTTACAAAAGACTCAATCGCAGCAAGTGGAGATATGGCCTTTGCGTCAAAATCGATATCCTCGGGCAGTGCCACGGGAAGCTGGTCTTCCGGCACGGGGACCGCGCCGCAGCTGTCGCAGTTTATCATTGGGATGGGCGTTCCCCAGTAGCGCTGTCTCGATATGCCCCAGTCTCTTAACCTGAAGTTTACCGTTCCCTTTCCCGCACCGCTCGATTCGAGCTCTTTCGTAATGCCCCCTTTCGCCTCTTCACTGGCCATGCCGTCAAATTTAGCGGAATTAACCATTACACCCGGTTCGGTAAATGCATTTTCCATGGATTCAGCATGAAGCGTCTCATCTTCCGGATTAATAACCACCTTGACGGGAATATCATATTTCTTTGCAAATTCAAAATCCCTCTGGTCATGGCCCGGAACAGCCATGACTGCACCCGTACCGTAATCCATGAGAACAAAGTTGGCCGTATAAACAGGCACCTTCTCGCCGTTTACAGGATTGACGGCATAGCCGCCCGTAAAAACGCCTTCCTTCTCTTTCGACTCGTCTGTCCGGTCAATCTTGTCCATGCCCTTCATTTTTTCGACAAAACGGGAGACCGCTTCTTCCTCGTCCGTAGAGGCGGCAAGTTTTGCCACCATGGGATGTTCAGGAGCAAGCGACATGAAGGTAACGCCGAAAAGGGTATCAGGCCGGGTTGTAAAGACTTTGATAATCTCACTGGAACCATCGACTTTAAAGTCAATTTCAGCGCCCCGACTCTTGCCGATCCAGTTTTTCTGCATGGTAAGGACCCTTTCAGGCCAACCGGGCAGCTTGTCCGTATAGTCGAGCAATTCATCAGCATATTCGGTAATCTTAAAAAACCACTGTTCAATCGCCCTGTCTCTTACCGTACTGTCGCAGCGCCAGCACTCCCCTTCGGCTGAAACCTGCTCGTTGGCAAGGACCGTCTGACAATTGTCGCACCAGTTAACGGTAGAGTTTTTCTTATAAACCAGCCCTTTTTCAAACATTTTGGTAAATACAAGCTGCTCCCAGCGATAATAGGCGGGATGGCAGGTGGCAATCTCACGTGACCAGTCATAGGAAAAACCCATCTTTTTAAGCTGGACTCTCATATAGTCCATGTTTTCATAGGTCCATTTTGCGGGGTGGGATTTGTTTTGAATGGCGGCATTTTCAGCAGGCAAGCCAAAAGCGTCCCAGCCCATGGGATGAAGAACGTTATAGCCCTGCATTGCCTTAAAGCGGGCCACCACATCTCCAATAGAGTAGTTTCTCACATGGCCCATGTGAATTTTCCCGGAAGGGTAAGGAAACATTTCCAGTATGTAGTATTTCTCTTTTGAAGGGTCTTCCTTTACCTCAAAGGAACCTTCCCTTGCCCAGGTTTCCTGCCACTTCTTTTCTATCTTTCCGGCGTCGTAACGCTCTTCCATCTATGTGCCTCCGGCATTGGTAAAAATTATGCTAATACTACTGGGAAAGCCCCTTTTTGTCAAACGGTATGAGGGGTAAAATCAAAGTCGGGAAGGTTATTTTGAAAAACGGGGAAAAGGGAAATAATGATTTGATAGTTTTACAAATTTTAAAAAGATTAATTTTCCCGTCTGGTAATGTTGCGCTCTGAAAATCATAAATCACCCCTGTCTATCTGCATCAGAAAGAAGACTTACAGGAAACTGAATTCGTAAATCTCTACAGTGGTTGAACTGAAAATATTAAGAAGGACTTCACTCTCCATCGATTCACTGAGCACGTCATCACCATTTTTAAAAAGCGTATCCCGCGAAACAAGCTTACCATGTTTCAGCTTATCCGTCGTAACCTGCTTTGCATGGAGGAGGGCCTTAAAATAGGCAAGGGCTTTTCCGGCAACATCATCTTGCAGATTTGTGCTGTCAAAATGTTCA of the Deltaproteobacteria bacterium genome contains:
- the leuS gene encoding leucine--tRNA ligase → MEERYDAGKIEKKWQETWAREGSFEVKEDPSKEKYYILEMFPYPSGKIHMGHVRNYSIGDVVARFKAMQGYNVLHPMGWDAFGLPAENAAIQNKSHPAKWTYENMDYMRVQLKKMGFSYDWSREIATCHPAYYRWEQLVFTKMFEKGLVYKKNSTVNWCDNCQTVLANEQVSAEGECWRCDSTVRDRAIEQWFFKITEYADELLDYTDKLPGWPERVLTMQKNWIGKSRGAEIDFKVDGSSEIIKVFTTRPDTLFGVTFMSLAPEHPMVAKLAASTDEEEAVSRFVEKMKGMDKIDRTDESKEKEGVFTGGYAVNPVNGEKVPVYTANFVLMDYGTGAVMAVPGHDQRDFEFAKKYDIPVKVVINPEDETLHAESMENAFTEPGVMVNSAKFDGMASEEAKGGITKELESSGAGKGTVNFRLRDWGISRQRYWGTPIPMINCDSCGAVPVPEDQLPVALPEDIDFDAKAISPLAAIESFVNTK